In a genomic window of Polycladomyces abyssicola:
- a CDS encoding lysine 5,6-aminomutase subunit alpha encodes MEVKLRLDPDQIDRARQASADIAAEVDRFVASRTTVAVERTVLRLMGIDGVDAEGVPLPNVVVDHLRVREQLELGAATWVINAMLALGLNPQEIAEQVAVGALDLTRIPLRDRAEIRRKGAELARIGLDKIEANRNQRDELIARLGEGPKPYLYLIVATGDIYEDVVQGRAAARQGADIIAVIRSTGQSLIDYVPYGATREGYGGTYATQENFRIMRRALDEVGEEVGRYIRLCNYCSGLCMPEIAVMGALERLDVMLNDALYGILFRDINMQRTLIDQSFSRMINAYAGIMINTGEDNYLTTADAVESAHTVLASQFINEQLALLSGLRPQQMGLGHAFEMNPDLEDGLLMEIAQAQMARQIFPDAPLKYMPPTKHMTGNIFKGHIQDALFNLVSILTGQGVQLLGMMTEAMHTPHIHDRKLAIENAQYIFNNARHLGEEILFRPGGRIERRAQEVLAKAVAMLEEVRRIGLFTAIERGMFADVKRPLHGGRGLSGVLEKGEDYFNPFETELRQRLGLPNRGGEGDGDRLHTGEALRGRVE; translated from the coding sequence ATGGAAGTCAAATTGCGACTGGACCCTGATCAGATCGATCGTGCACGTCAGGCGTCGGCGGACATCGCAGCTGAAGTGGACCGGTTTGTGGCGTCGCGCACCACAGTGGCGGTGGAGCGGACAGTGTTGCGGTTGATGGGCATCGACGGGGTGGATGCTGAGGGAGTTCCTTTGCCCAACGTGGTGGTGGACCACCTGAGGGTACGCGAGCAGCTGGAACTCGGGGCGGCCACATGGGTAATCAACGCGATGCTTGCGCTGGGGCTGAATCCGCAGGAGATCGCCGAACAAGTAGCAGTGGGTGCACTGGATCTCACCCGAATTCCCCTGCGGGATCGGGCGGAAATCCGGCGGAAAGGGGCGGAGCTGGCTCGCATCGGGTTGGACAAAATCGAAGCCAACCGAAATCAACGGGATGAATTGATCGCACGTTTGGGGGAAGGCCCCAAGCCGTATCTGTATCTGATCGTTGCAACGGGCGATATCTACGAAGACGTGGTACAAGGAAGAGCGGCAGCACGTCAGGGCGCAGACATTATCGCGGTGATCCGCAGTACCGGCCAGAGCCTGATCGACTATGTCCCTTATGGTGCGACCCGCGAGGGCTACGGCGGTACCTATGCCACCCAGGAAAACTTCCGTATCATGCGGCGGGCGCTGGACGAGGTCGGAGAGGAAGTGGGCCGCTACATCCGTCTGTGTAACTACTGCTCCGGGCTGTGTATGCCGGAGATCGCGGTGATGGGAGCGCTTGAGCGGCTGGACGTCATGCTGAACGACGCCTTGTACGGCATTCTCTTCCGCGATATCAATATGCAACGCACCCTGATCGACCAGTCATTCTCCCGGATGATCAACGCCTACGCCGGCATCATGATCAATACCGGGGAGGACAACTATCTGACCACGGCAGATGCGGTGGAGTCCGCCCACACCGTGTTGGCATCCCAGTTTATCAACGAACAACTGGCGCTCCTCTCCGGTCTTCGGCCACAGCAGATGGGGCTGGGTCACGCTTTTGAGATGAACCCCGACCTCGAGGACGGACTGTTGATGGAGATTGCCCAGGCCCAGATGGCCCGGCAGATTTTCCCCGACGCCCCGCTCAAATACATGCCGCCGACCAAACACATGACTGGCAACATTTTCAAAGGACACATCCAGGATGCGTTGTTCAACCTGGTCAGCATCCTGACAGGGCAGGGCGTGCAACTGTTGGGCATGATGACGGAAGCGATGCATACGCCGCATATTCACGACCGCAAACTGGCGATTGAAAACGCTCAATACATTTTCAACAACGCGCGGCATCTGGGAGAGGAAATCCTGTTTCGACCGGGCGGACGGATTGAGCGGCGTGCGCAGGAGGTGTTGGCCAAAGCCGTCGCCATGCTGGAGGAAGTGCGACGGATCGGTTTGTTCACCGCCATCGAACGCGGGATGTTCGCCGATGTGAAACGACCGCTCCATGGCGGACGGGGACTGTCAGGTGTGTTGGAAAAGGGAGAGGACTATTTCAATCCGTTTGAAACCGAACTGAGACAACGACTGGGTCTTCCGAACAGGGGGGGAGAGGGCGATGGCGATCGACTTCACACGGGTGAAGCCCTACGGGGACGCGTTGAATGA